One genomic segment of Oncorhynchus nerka isolate Pitt River linkage group LG16, Oner_Uvic_2.0, whole genome shotgun sequence includes these proteins:
- the agpat5 gene encoding 1-acyl-sn-glycerol-3-phosphate acyltransferase epsilon isoform X2 has product MLIVIYGDIPKNKENVVYLSNHQCTADWIIADMLAIRQKALGHVRYVLKDGLKWLPLYGWYFSQHGGVYVKRSAKFDEKAMKKKLSSQTVLGTPMYLVIFPEGTRYNPELKKMISDSQAFSAKEGLAVLDHVLTPRMKASHVAIETMRDHLDAVYDVTVVYEGTLGTSNERHPAPSMPEFLCKECPKVHIHFERVDVKEIPPESVFFRRWLHERFEIKDQMLTTFYESEDPDKKGRFPGEGQRSHLSITKTLPSLLFLGGLTLPMLLTESGRKLYVRTWVYGTLLGWLWVNVSP; this is encoded by the exons ATGTTG ATTGTTATTTATGGAGACATACCAAAGAATAAAGAGAATGTGGTCTACCTTTCCAACCATCAATGCACAG CGGACTGGATCATTGCTGACATGTTAGCCATTAGGCAGAAGGCACTTGGCCATGTGAGATATGTCCTGAAAGATGGTCTGAAGTGGCTCCCATTGTACGGATGGTATTTCTCTCAG CATGGAGGTGTCTATGTGAAGCGAAGTGCAAAGTTTGACGAGAAGGCAATGAAAAAGAAGCTCTCTTCACAGACAGTGTTGGGAACACCA ATGTATCTTGTCATCTTCCCAGAAGGAACCCGATACAATCCTGAACTCAAGAAGATGATCAGCGACAGTCAGGCTTTTTCCGCTAAAGAAG GACTGGCTGTCTTGGACCACGTTCTGACCCCAAGAATGAAAGCCTCGCACGTTGCCATAGAAACCATGAGGGACCACCTGGATGCTGTGTATGATGTCACCGTGGTGTATGAGGGAACACTGGGCACAAGCAATGAAAGACATCCTGCCCCATCAATGCCAG AATTCCTGTGTAAGGAATGTCCCAAAGTTCACATCCACTTTGAACGTGTGGACGTGAAGGAAATTCCCCCGGAGTCTGTGTTTTTCCGCAGGTGGCTGCACGAGCGATTTGAGATCAAGGACCA GATGTTGACTACTTTCTATGAGTCTGAGGATCCAGACAAAAAAGGCAGATTCCCGGGAGAAGGTCAAAGGTCCCATCTGAGCATTACGAAGACGTTGCCATCGCTGCTGTTTTTGGGCGGGCTAACACTGCCAATGCTGTTGACGGAGTCTGGCAGGAAACTCTATGTCCGAACCTGGGTGTATGGGACTCTGTTGGGATGGCTCTGGGTGAATGTTAGTCCATAG
- the agpat5 gene encoding 1-acyl-sn-glycerol-3-phosphate acyltransferase epsilon isoform X1 has protein sequence MLLSLVVHTYSLRYWFPAAVMIGTAPAYILSWGACRLISAFLPSRIFRRMDDHLYNIYQSLVLFFFENYTGVEIVIYGDIPKNKENVVYLSNHQCTADWIIADMLAIRQKALGHVRYVLKDGLKWLPLYGWYFSQHGGVYVKRSAKFDEKAMKKKLSSQTVLGTPMYLVIFPEGTRYNPELKKMISDSQAFSAKEGLAVLDHVLTPRMKASHVAIETMRDHLDAVYDVTVVYEGTLGTSNERHPAPSMPEFLCKECPKVHIHFERVDVKEIPPESVFFRRWLHERFEIKDQMLTTFYESEDPDKKGRFPGEGQRSHLSITKTLPSLLFLGGLTLPMLLTESGRKLYVRTWVYGTLLGWLWVNVSP, from the exons ATGCTGCTCTCCCTTGTTGTGCACACGTACTCGTTGCGGTACTGGTTTCCTGCAGCGGTTATGATAGGCACAGCTCCGGCTTATATACTGTCATGGGGTGCTTGTCGCTTGATTTCGGCATTCTTACCATCAAGAATATTCCGCAGGATGGACGACCACCTCTATAACATCTACCAGAGCCTCGTCCTCTTTTTCTTTGAAAACTATACCGGGGTGGAG ATTGTTATTTATGGAGACATACCAAAGAATAAAGAGAATGTGGTCTACCTTTCCAACCATCAATGCACAG CGGACTGGATCATTGCTGACATGTTAGCCATTAGGCAGAAGGCACTTGGCCATGTGAGATATGTCCTGAAAGATGGTCTGAAGTGGCTCCCATTGTACGGATGGTATTTCTCTCAG CATGGAGGTGTCTATGTGAAGCGAAGTGCAAAGTTTGACGAGAAGGCAATGAAAAAGAAGCTCTCTTCACAGACAGTGTTGGGAACACCA ATGTATCTTGTCATCTTCCCAGAAGGAACCCGATACAATCCTGAACTCAAGAAGATGATCAGCGACAGTCAGGCTTTTTCCGCTAAAGAAG GACTGGCTGTCTTGGACCACGTTCTGACCCCAAGAATGAAAGCCTCGCACGTTGCCATAGAAACCATGAGGGACCACCTGGATGCTGTGTATGATGTCACCGTGGTGTATGAGGGAACACTGGGCACAAGCAATGAAAGACATCCTGCCCCATCAATGCCAG AATTCCTGTGTAAGGAATGTCCCAAAGTTCACATCCACTTTGAACGTGTGGACGTGAAGGAAATTCCCCCGGAGTCTGTGTTTTTCCGCAGGTGGCTGCACGAGCGATTTGAGATCAAGGACCA GATGTTGACTACTTTCTATGAGTCTGAGGATCCAGACAAAAAAGGCAGATTCCCGGGAGAAGGTCAAAGGTCCCATCTGAGCATTACGAAGACGTTGCCATCGCTGCTGTTTTTGGGCGGGCTAACACTGCCAATGCTGTTGACGGAGTCTGGCAGGAAACTCTATGTCCGAACCTGGGTGTATGGGACTCTGTTGGGATGGCTCTGGGTGAATGTTAGTCCATAG
- the LOC115144621 gene encoding transmembrane protein 14A-like encodes MQNEQTHWDNRRTFLLIYFTFKLANTSTAMAIDWLGFGYAAAIVLGGFMGYKKKGSVMSLIAGLLFGSIAAYGAFMISNDPTKTFYSLVASGALTIVMGMRFKKSGKIIPGGIMAGLSVLMVLRLLFMSVIVM; translated from the exons ATGCAAAACGAACAAACCCATTGGGACAACAGGCGTACATTTTTACTCATTTATTTTACGTTTAAATTAGCAAATACCAG CACTGCAATGGCAATTGACTGGCTTGGATTTGGCTACGCTGCAGCCATAGTCCTTGGGGGATTCATGGGATACAAGAAAAAAG GTAGTGTCATGTCACTGATAGCTGGGCTATTGTTTGGCAGCATAGCCGCCTATGGGGCCTTCATGATTTCAAATGACCCAACCAAGACTTTCTACTCCCTCG tTGCCTCAGGAGCGCTGACAATAGTAATGGGAATGAGATTCAAGAAATCTGGAAAAATAATTCCAGGTGGTATCATGGCGGGACTAAG TGTGCTGATGGTCCTACGTCTTCTCTTCATGAGTGTGATTGTAATGTGA